A genomic region of Novipirellula aureliae contains the following coding sequences:
- a CDS encoding cytochrome c oxidase subunit 3 codes for MSTIEAKPAGNDPESVNHGSDAHGDHDHDHPSFLAHHFETPEQQYDSGKLGIWIFLVTEVLFFSGMFCAYAMFRMLSPEVFEGCSQFLNTKLGAINTGVLLFSSLTMAWAVRCSQTEEYKKLTGMLAATLSCAMVFLGVKAIEYSHKFNMGILPAGFFQYDPAHPHIEDGPNYLMWLCLPFALFLVGIVVWLAVAFFQGDKFKVAVLKPLTVVALCFFVGVGLGMFLEDGSGESHAALHDEIGEHAVDDHLLDEPIDVLASSDHLSEEVTLGQTEYGVVERLAGDTTNSGLLGELNARAAQAEMATGSVILNKDGGVDATIHATPRDFLTPSRAGVFFSIYYCMTGVHAIHILAGIGVLIWLLVRSVRNDFNRQYFGPVDYVGLYWHLVDLIWIYLFPLLYLIR; via the coding sequence ATGTCGACTATTGAAGCCAAACCTGCTGGGAATGATCCTGAGTCCGTCAATCACGGAAGCGATGCTCACGGGGACCATGACCACGATCATCCGTCTTTTTTGGCGCACCATTTCGAGACGCCGGAGCAGCAGTATGACAGTGGTAAGTTGGGGATTTGGATTTTCCTAGTAACGGAAGTCCTGTTCTTCAGCGGTATGTTTTGTGCCTACGCAATGTTCCGTATGCTTAGTCCTGAAGTCTTCGAAGGATGTAGCCAATTCTTGAATACAAAACTCGGTGCAATCAATACAGGCGTGTTGTTGTTCAGTTCACTTACGATGGCTTGGGCCGTTCGTTGTTCGCAAACCGAGGAGTACAAGAAGCTAACCGGAATGCTGGCCGCGACATTGTCATGTGCGATGGTCTTCTTGGGTGTCAAAGCCATTGAGTATTCCCATAAGTTCAATATGGGTATATTGCCAGCGGGCTTTTTCCAATACGACCCAGCCCATCCTCACATCGAAGACGGACCGAACTACTTGATGTGGCTTTGTCTACCATTCGCTTTGTTTCTAGTCGGAATTGTGGTTTGGTTAGCGGTCGCATTTTTCCAGGGCGATAAGTTCAAGGTTGCGGTACTCAAGCCGCTTACGGTCGTAGCACTTTGCTTCTTCGTCGGCGTTGGTTTAGGGATGTTCCTCGAAGACGGTTCAGGCGAAAGCCACGCAGCCTTGCATGATGAGATCGGCGAACATGCAGTGGATGATCACCTTTTGGACGAACCGATCGACGTGTTAGCATCCTCAGACCATCTGTCAGAGGAAGTGACCCTGGGCCAAACCGAGTATGGTGTCGTTGAACGTTTGGCTGGCGATACCACCAACAGTGGCTTGCTGGGCGAACTCAATGCTCGTGCCGCACAGGCCGAAATGGCCACCGGCTCTGTGATACTGAACAAAGATGGCGGGGTCGATGCAACGATTCACGCCACACCTCGCGACTTCCTGACCCCCAGTCGTGCGGGTGTGTTCTTCAGCATCTACTACTGCATGACGGGCGTTCACGCCATCCACATTTTGGCTGGTATCGGTGTCTTGATTTGGTTGTTGGTTCGCTCGGTTCGCAATGATTTCAATCGCCAGTACTTTGGTCCAGTTGACTATGTCGGTTTGTATTGGCACTTGGTCGACTTGATCTGGATTTACTTGTTCCCGCTTCTGTACTTGATCCGTTAG
- a CDS encoding cytochrome C oxidase subunit IV family protein, translated as MSDHDHSSTDDHREGYNFAHPMPVPMLLTVFCILVFLTIVTVAQASFDFGSIDVAIVMGIATIKAIIVALFFMHLLYDKPFNLAIFLSAFVFVGLFVSLTLSDSWLTSKDFIPVDDAVITSTVE; from the coding sequence ATGTCTGACCACGATCACTCTTCGACTGACGATCATCGCGAAGGTTACAACTTTGCACATCCGATGCCCGTTCCGATGCTTTTGACTGTCTTTTGCATTTTAGTCTTTTTGACAATCGTTACCGTTGCACAGGCCAGTTTCGATTTTGGCAGTATTGATGTTGCGATTGTGATGGGAATTGCGACGATCAAGGCGATCATCGTGGCCTTGTTCTTCATGCACTTGCTGTATGACAAACCGTTCAACTTAGCCATCTTCCTATCGGCATTTGTGTTCGTTGGTTTGTTCGTAAGCTTGACGCTAAGTGACAGTTGGCTGACGTCGAAAGATTTCATCCCCGTCGATGATGCTGTAATAACATCGACCGTCGAATAG
- a CDS encoding DUF1624 domain-containing protein — MNDKPVKKQRFEFIDQFRGFIGTLMLLGHCSYYFNSVWIDLDPLAPHFDSQAQCLLRYIGYLCAPGFLMMNGAMVWWSYDRRIAKGTSRWQAGVSLIERGLFLIVVQMTWVNSSWGGFRVFKPWHLGVISCIGLSMICLTLIIHWRWYYRLLLAAFILAVHPFLLKIPYDHESTLERVLMQTFIDSGTFNKYPLLPWFAMAILGSVMATCWLQRWTTDSERIRKSLVVAVSTFLLAILIRLMQGYGNILPYCEVGSWTFFMDQKYPPSLFMSLWFFAAVVSMVTLFIAMGRIAPQVLSVFSIPGKVPLFFYAVHLAFLGVFIKRFDFHYRDGGILETLLATAVLLCIMLPLCKWFYGVRSRSGNYFIRMM; from the coding sequence ATGAACGATAAACCGGTCAAAAAGCAACGTTTTGAGTTCATCGATCAATTTCGAGGTTTTATCGGCACGCTGATGCTGCTGGGACATTGTTCCTACTACTTCAATTCCGTCTGGATTGATCTCGATCCTCTGGCCCCTCATTTCGACTCTCAAGCCCAATGCCTACTTCGCTATATCGGTTATCTCTGCGCACCTGGATTCTTGATGATGAACGGGGCAATGGTTTGGTGGTCTTATGACCGTCGGATTGCAAAGGGAACATCCCGATGGCAGGCAGGTGTGAGTCTCATCGAACGAGGCCTTTTTCTAATCGTCGTTCAAATGACGTGGGTCAACTCTTCGTGGGGTGGATTCCGAGTATTCAAGCCGTGGCATCTTGGAGTGATCTCGTGTATTGGGCTCTCCATGATCTGCCTCACACTGATTATCCATTGGCGGTGGTACTATCGGCTTTTGTTGGCAGCATTCATCCTCGCCGTTCATCCGTTTCTATTGAAAATCCCGTATGACCATGAATCAACGTTAGAACGTGTCTTGATGCAGACATTCATTGATTCAGGAACGTTCAACAAGTATCCGTTGCTACCTTGGTTTGCGATGGCGATTCTGGGATCGGTGATGGCGACATGCTGGCTACAGCGATGGACGACGGACTCCGAAAGAATCCGCAAAAGTTTGGTGGTTGCCGTCTCCACTTTCCTACTTGCGATTCTGATTCGGCTGATGCAAGGTTACGGAAACATTTTGCCCTATTGCGAAGTGGGGTCGTGGACCTTTTTTATGGACCAGAAGTACCCGCCAAGTTTGTTTATGAGCCTATGGTTTTTCGCAGCTGTCGTATCAATGGTGACCCTATTCATTGCAATGGGCCGGATCGCACCGCAAGTTTTATCGGTGTTTAGCATCCCAGGCAAAGTGCCACTTTTTTTCTATGCGGTGCATTTGGCGTTTTTAGGGGTGTTCATCAAACGCTTTGATTTCCACTATCGTGATGGTGGTATCCTTGAAACGTTGTTGGCAACCGCCGTCTTGCTTTGCATCATGTTGCCACTTTGTAAATGGTTCTACGGCGTTCGCAGTCGAAGTGGCAACTACTTTATTCGCATGATGTAG
- a CDS encoding YraN family protein, with amino-acid sequence MSTKDLLTGLQNRYLQWRFGAIDDDGPIGKRGEQAAARYLRQNGLLVLAESESDRAGEIDIIAVEPKKRLLVFVEVKTLATTKPGHPADRVDEMKQGRITRAALRYLKRKNLVGSACRFDVIAIWWPNEWEGPRKIEHYESAFEAVGDFQMY; translated from the coding sequence ATGAGTACCAAAGACTTGCTCACTGGTTTGCAAAACCGCTATCTTCAATGGCGATTCGGTGCGATCGATGACGATGGGCCAATTGGTAAACGTGGCGAACAGGCGGCAGCTCGTTATCTGCGTCAAAATGGATTGCTGGTATTGGCCGAGAGCGAATCGGATCGAGCAGGTGAGATTGATATCATTGCGGTTGAACCGAAGAAGCGACTCCTCGTCTTTGTTGAAGTCAAGACACTTGCGACAACGAAACCGGGACATCCGGCAGACCGTGTCGATGAAATGAAACAGGGACGGATTACTCGCGCGGCACTACGTTATTTGAAACGCAAAAACTTAGTCGGCAGCGCATGCCGATTTGATGTCATCGCCATTTGGTGGCCCAACGAATGGGAAGGCCCTCGGAAGATCGAACATTACGAATCGGCCTTCGAAGCAGTCGGCGACTTTCAGATGTATTGA
- a CDS encoding tetratricopeptide repeat protein, translated as MTRQKCRYQTNTHRIFRPAVMLCFCLPVVVFSGCQWAASGQNAQGARLYEQGQYTGALQQFQKVIETDPQNADGYYNLAATTHRLGNQRGQAELLEQSEALYNQCLDHDPNHVECHRGLAVLLMDTGRTDRAFALMKNWASQNPNYAEPRVELARLYEESGDMTTALKYLEDSVQIDANNSRAWLALGRMREQSGDLRQALQNYQHSLAINNMQPAAAARIAAINQTLNAQPMADPSLPNGLDNSSQIATQPSVGYNSGFIRR; from the coding sequence ATGACTAGACAAAAATGCCGTTATCAAACGAACACACACCGCATTTTCCGACCGGCTGTGATGCTGTGTTTCTGTCTACCTGTTGTCGTTTTTTCGGGTTGCCAATGGGCGGCGAGCGGCCAAAACGCTCAAGGAGCCCGCCTTTACGAGCAAGGACAGTACACCGGAGCCCTTCAGCAGTTCCAGAAAGTGATCGAAACCGACCCCCAAAATGCAGACGGCTACTACAATTTGGCTGCCACGACGCACCGATTGGGCAATCAGCGCGGGCAAGCCGAACTCTTGGAGCAATCCGAAGCCCTTTACAACCAATGTTTGGACCACGATCCGAACCACGTCGAATGTCACCGTGGATTGGCTGTTTTGTTGATGGATACGGGCCGAACCGATCGAGCATTTGCTCTGATGAAGAATTGGGCCAGCCAAAACCCGAATTATGCCGAACCACGAGTCGAATTGGCTCGCTTGTACGAAGAATCGGGTGACATGACGACGGCACTAAAATACTTAGAAGATTCCGTGCAAATCGATGCCAACAACTCGCGAGCATGGTTAGCCCTCGGCCGAATGCGAGAGCAATCGGGCGATCTGCGTCAAGCATTACAAAATTATCAGCATTCGCTGGCGATCAATAATATGCAGCCAGCCGCTGCCGCTCGTATCGCCGCGATCAATCAAACCCTGAACGCCCAACCGATGGCAGATCCATCGCTGCCAAACGGGCTAGATAACTCCAGTCAAATCGCGACCCAACCGTCCGTTGGCTACAATAGCGGATTTATTCGCAGGTAG